A window of the Halichoerus grypus chromosome 2, mHalGry1.hap1.1, whole genome shotgun sequence genome harbors these coding sequences:
- the LOC144380930 gene encoding uncharacterized protein LOC144380930, whose translation MEIPACGPDWLRHLGPHLFRLAPREGYREAEISRRLLGKGKSLRTEAQRNSKKKTYNCSECGKNFSDRSNFFRHQRIHTGEKPYKCDDCGKAFSQSSSLTEHQRTHTGEKPYKCKVCGKAFTVNSSLTQHWRIHTGEKPYKCDECGKAFSDYSSFIQHQRIHSGEKPYECIVCGKSFTDTSSLTQHQRIHTGVKPYKCKDCGKAFRRSTHLTQHQRTHTGEKPYKCNECGKAFTAHSTFTQHQRIHTGEKPYTCCECGKGFPENSSLTKHQRIHTGEKPYECNECGKSFSQSTHLIQHQRIHTGEKPFKCNKCGKAFGNSSVLIRHQQLHTLESY comes from the exons ATGGAGATTCCGGCCTGCGGCCCTGATTGGCTGAGACACCTCGGGCCCCACCTCTTCCGTTTAGCGCCGCGGGAGGGGTACAGAGAGGCCGAGATTTCCCGGAGACTTCTGGGAAAAGGAAAGTCCTTGAGAACGGAAGC acaaagaaattctaaaaagaaaacttacaattGTAGTGAATGTGGAAAAAATTTCAGTGACCGTTCAAACTTTTTTCgtcatcagagaattcatactggtgagaaaccttATAAATGTGACGACTGTGGAAAAGCATTTAGTCAGAGTTCATCTCTTACTGAACATCAGAGAActcatactggagaaaaaccctataAATGTAAAGTCTGTGGAAAGGCGTTCACTGTAAATTCATCTCTTACTCAACACTGGAGAATTCATACTGGGGAGAAACCTTATAAATGtgatgaatgtgggaaagccttcagtgactactcatcttttattcaacatcaaagaattcatagtggagagaaaccctatgaatgtattGTTTGTGGGAAGTCCTTCACTGATACCTCATCTCTTACgcaacatcagagaattcacactggagTGAAACCCTATAAATGTAAGGATTGTGGGAAGGCATTCAGAAGAAGTACACACCTTACCCAGCATCAGAGAACTCATACTGGGGAAAAGCCTTATAAATGTAACGAATGTGGAAAAGCTTTCACTGCCCACTCAACTTTTACACAACATCAAAGgattcacactggagaaaaaccctataCATGCTGTGAATGTGGGAAAGGCTTCCCTGAAAACTCATCCCTTACTAAACATCAgcgaattcatactggagagaaaccctatgaatgtaatgaatgcGGTAAATCTTTTAGCCAGAGCACTCACCTTATTcagcatcagagaattcatactggagagaagcccTTTAAGTGTAATAAATGTGGAAAAGCATTTGGTAACAGCTCAGTCCTGATCAGACATCAGCAACTCCACACTTTAGAGTCATACTAA